Sequence from the Pirellulales bacterium genome:
CTGGGGCGAGCGCGATTGGTGCTTCACCCCAGCCTGCCGCGAGCGGTTCGAGCAGGTCTGGCCGCGGGCCGTGTCGCATCGGCTGGCGGACGTCGGCCACTGGGTCGTCGAGGACGCCCCCGACGACGCCCGCCGCTTGCTCGGCGAATTCCTGGGAGAGTCGCCATGAGCCGTTCGGCGAAGCCAGATTTGGCGACTTGCGTCACCTTGGCGTGCTTGTGGGAAGCGCTCGCACCCAAGCCCGGCAACGTGTACCGCGGCGCTGATTTCGAGGATCTCACGTTTGCCGACTTCGCGGCGAGCGCAACGGTCGTCGGGCCGCCGCTGGGGCGAGCTGGCGAAGGGGTCGGCGACGCGGCCCTTGCGGCGGTCGACGCGATGCGGAACGCCGTCGGGACGAACGCGTACCTGGGGGCGGTGCTGCTCCTGGCTCCGCTGGCCGCGGCGGCTTCGCGGGGCGTGCCGGTGGCAGCCACCATCGGCGGCGTCCTCGACGAACTTGGCGCGGCCGACGCGATAGCCGTGTACGCAGCGATCCGATTGGCCGAGCCGGGGGGGATGGGCGAGGTCGCCGTCGCCGACGTCGCTGGAGAGCCGCCGCCCGAACTCGGACTGGTCGAGGCGATGGCGCTGGCCGCGGAACGAGACCTTGTGGCGCGACAGTACGTGAACAGGTTTGCCGACGTCGCGGCGGTCGCAAACTTGATCGCCTCCGGGACGGACCGGGGGTGGTCGCTGTGCGACGCGATCGTTCATGCCCATGTGACGACAATGGCGATGCATCCCGATTCGCTGATCGCTCGCAAGTGCGGCTCGCAAGTCGCCGAGCAGGCGGCGGCCCGGGCGGCGAAGGCGCTCGACGCGGGCGCCCCGGGCGAGATTGCCTACGCCGACGCCTTGGCCGATCTCGACTTCTGGCTCCGCTCGGACGGACATCGGCGCAACCCGGGGACGACGGCCGACTTGATCGCTGCAGGGTTGTTCGTGCTGCTGGTCGAGGCGAGGATAGAGCTGCCGGCGAGATTCTACGCGTGAGCGCCAGGGCGCTGGGCGCTCTGGCCGGCGCCGCCGGCTTGGTTTCGCTCTTGGCCAGCGAATCCGCTCCACTATTCCCCTATTCCCCCGCTAGTCCTGGCCGCTTGCCATGTCTGAAACGTATCACGTTCGCATCGCCAAAGAGCGGCTCGTCTTTTCGGCGGCTCATTTCATCACGTTCAACGGCGACGTCTGCGAGCCGCTCCACGGACACAACTACCATGTTGCCGCCGAGGCGCACGGGCCGCTTGACGAGAATCAGTACGTGATCGACTTCATCGCCTTGCGGGACGAGCTGCAGGCGATTGTCGACGGGCTCGACCACCGGATGCTCCTGCCGACCGGGCACCCGTCGATCCGCGTGGTCGCCGGGGAGGACGAGGTCGAAGTGACGCACGACCGGCGGCGGTGGGTTTTTCCGCGGCAGGATTGCGTATTGTTGCCCGTGGCCAACACGACCGCCGAGCTGCTGGCCCGGCACATCGGCCGACAATTGATCGACCGGCTGCAGGCCCGCGGCGGAGCGTCGCCGCAACGGCTCTCGGTGGCCGTTGACGAGTGCGACGGCCAATGGGGCGTCTGCGAGTTGGAGTTGCGGTAATCCCCCCGCGAACCGAGCGCCTCACAACCGGCACAGGCGGCGCATCAAGAGCGGCCGGGTGCGCGGCGACGTTTGGCCGCTCGCGATTCGCCAGCGGGTTGTTTGACCCGACTTGGCGGCGTTCTACCCTAGTTCAACGAGTTTACGCCTTCCGCCCAGTGCTTTGACTCAGGCTCAATTTTGGGTTGGCGACGACGCAACCTGTTGACAGACAGACGTTGCGTCGTCCCCAACCCAGAAACTACGAGTTGACAAAGCACTAGTGCGGTGGGAGGCCGACCGAAACCGCTTGCCGTCCGAGAATCGCCATGCAGGCCGAGCACATCAATCCGTTCCTTCGTTCGCTGTCGAGCGCTTTTTCGACCATGTGCGGCTGCGAAGTCCGGCGCGGTCAGCTTGCCAGAACGTCCAGCGGGATGCGCAAGTTCCCCATCAGCGGCGTCATCGGCCTCTCGGGCCGGGCCGTTGGGACGGTCGTCATCAACCTGTCCGAGGAGGTCGCCCTCAAGGCGGCTTCGGCGTTGCTGATGAACGAGTGCACCGAGATCAACGACGACGTCATCGACGCGGTCGGCGAACTGGCAAACATCGTCGCCGGCGCCGCTAAGGCCGAGCTTGAGGAGTTCGACCTCTCGGTGAGCCTGCCGAACGTCGTCACCGGCGCCGACCACATGATCCGCTTCCCGACGAACGCTCAGCCGATCGTCGTCCCCTACGAGTCGGATTTCGGCCCGTTGCAGCTTGAAGTGGGTCTTGAGGTGGTCTCGGCCCCCGTCGGGGCGTAAGCCCGCGACGAACTGCACGCCAGCTCGCTCTCGTTCCGACCCCTCCCTGTCGCTCGCCGGCCGCATGCTAGCAAGCAGCCGGTGGGGTCGTTCCGGCGCCGGCGCCGGGTCTCAAGGCGGTCCGCGTGGGGCGCCGATCCCTTCGGAAGTGAAGCGCAGTGCTGCGCCCCGCTCGGTCCGCGCCCCGACTCTCGCCGCATGTCCGAACTTCGCAAGGCCGCCGTCCTGCTGACCTCGCTCCCCGAGGAGGAGGCGGCGGAGCTCTTGGCTCGGCTCGACCCGAAACAGGTCGAGCTGGTGTCGATCGAGATCGCGCGGCTCAAGTCGATCTCCGTCGACGAGGAGGAGCAGACGATCCTGCAATTCGCCGAGTCGACCCCCGGCAGCGGCGGGTCGTCGTTCGGCGGGCTCGACCGGGCCAAAACGCTGGTCCAGCGGGCCCTGGGGAAAAACGCCACCGATACGCTCGAGAACATTCGCCACTCGATCGAAGCGGTTCCGTTCGCGTTTCTTCGGCAGGTCGATTCGCAAAACGTTCTCACCTACGTCATCGACGAGCATCCGCAGACGATCGCCCTGATCCTGTCGCACCTGCCGCCGGCGACCAGCTCCGCGATCCTCGCCCAGTTGCCCCCCGATCGGCAACTGTCGGTCGTGCAGCGGATCGCCAACATGGGGCAGACGAACCCCGAGCTGATCCAGGAGGTCGAACGGGGACTCGAACGGCGCATGTCGAGCGTCATGAGCACCAGCTTCGAAAACGCCGGCGGCGTGACCGCGGTCGCCGAGATGCTGAACGTGGCCGACCGGGCGACCGAGCGCACCCTGCTGGAGAACCTGGCGCACGAAGACCCCGAACTGGTCGAGGAAATCCGGCGGTTGATGTTCGTCTTCGAGGACATCGGTCGGTTCGACGACAAGCAAATCCAAACTGTGCTCAAGAACGTCGAGAACGCCCAGTGGGCGCTGGCGCTCAAGGGCGCCAGCCGCGAGCTGCGCGACAAGGTGTTCGCCAACATGTCGCAGCGCGCGGCCGACATGCTGCGGGAGGAAATGGATTACCTGGGCGCCGTCAAACTGTCGGTCGTCGAACAGAAGCAGCAGGAGATCGTCGACGTCATCCGCAGCCTCGAGGACAGCGGCGAGATCGAGGTCAACAAGGGGAACGAGGAAGAGGAGCTGGTCCGATAGCGGGCGTGTTGAACCCAGGCGACTGGCTCGCCGACCGCGACTCCACTCGACGCGGCAATCCGTGAGCGTACCTCCCCCCTGC
This genomic interval carries:
- a CDS encoding chemotaxis protein CheX; this translates as MQAEHINPFLRSLSSAFSTMCGCEVRRGQLARTSSGMRKFPISGVIGLSGRAVGTVVINLSEEVALKAASALLMNECTEINDDVIDAVGELANIVAGAAKAELEEFDLSVSLPNVVTGADHMIRFPTNAQPIVVPYESDFGPLQLEVGLEVVSAPVGA
- a CDS encoding triphosphoribosyl-dephospho-CoA synthase; translation: MSRSAKPDLATCVTLACLWEALAPKPGNVYRGADFEDLTFADFAASATVVGPPLGRAGEGVGDAALAAVDAMRNAVGTNAYLGAVLLLAPLAAAASRGVPVAATIGGVLDELGAADAIAVYAAIRLAEPGGMGEVAVADVAGEPPPELGLVEAMALAAERDLVARQYVNRFADVAAVANLIASGTDRGWSLCDAIVHAHVTTMAMHPDSLIARKCGSQVAEQAAARAAKALDAGAPGEIAYADALADLDFWLRSDGHRRNPGTTADLIAAGLFVLLVEARIELPARFYA
- a CDS encoding 6-carboxytetrahydropterin synthase; amino-acid sequence: MSETYHVRIAKERLVFSAAHFITFNGDVCEPLHGHNYHVAAEAHGPLDENQYVIDFIALRDELQAIVDGLDHRMLLPTGHPSIRVVAGEDEVEVTHDRRRWVFPRQDCVLLPVANTTAELLARHIGRQLIDRLQARGGASPQRLSVAVDECDGQWGVCELELR
- the fliG gene encoding flagellar motor switch protein FliG, whose product is MSELRKAAVLLTSLPEEEAAELLARLDPKQVELVSIEIARLKSISVDEEEQTILQFAESTPGSGGSSFGGLDRAKTLVQRALGKNATDTLENIRHSIEAVPFAFLRQVDSQNVLTYVIDEHPQTIALILSHLPPATSSAILAQLPPDRQLSVVQRIANMGQTNPELIQEVERGLERRMSSVMSTSFENAGGVTAVAEMLNVADRATERTLLENLAHEDPELVEEIRRLMFVFEDIGRFDDKQIQTVLKNVENAQWALALKGASRELRDKVFANMSQRAADMLREEMDYLGAVKLSVVEQKQQEIVDVIRSLEDSGEIEVNKGNEEEELVR